One window of Prochlorococcus marinus XMU1405 genomic DNA carries:
- the rsgA gene encoding ribosome small subunit-dependent GTPase A: MKTHSKNLGLVTKKFNDFFLVDLKNQENFENSERFLCKVRKSINFKDQLIYVGDEVVIENIDLRSKRAVITSLKKRKNLLARPSVANISNIYITFSVEEPELNLSQVNRFLISAESMGVEVSLVLTKCDLISDKRRLFLLDKFRQWGYEATTLNLQNSDYLQNLLVELNQKKCSIFMGPSGVGKTTLLNMIIPGLQNSTAPVSSKIKRGKNTTRNVELFSISNQSYIVDTPGFNMQPLDVDIRFLPNLYSEIYKQVIDEEIRCKFRNCLHLNDEGCNLNKSFERYPFYKDMIESAKTHYYQNQED; encoded by the coding sequence ATGAAAACTCATAGTAAAAATTTAGGTTTAGTTACGAAAAAATTTAATGATTTTTTCTTAGTTGACTTAAAAAATCAAGAAAACTTTGAAAATAGTGAGAGATTTTTATGTAAGGTGAGGAAGTCTATAAATTTCAAAGATCAATTAATTTATGTTGGAGATGAAGTAGTTATTGAAAATATTGATTTAAGAAGCAAGCGAGCAGTAATTACAAGTTTAAAAAAAAGAAAAAATTTGTTAGCTAGGCCCTCAGTTGCAAATATTTCTAACATATACATTACTTTTTCTGTTGAAGAGCCAGAGTTGAATTTATCTCAAGTGAATAGATTTTTGATTTCAGCAGAATCAATGGGAGTTGAAGTGTCATTAGTTTTGACAAAGTGTGATTTAATTTCAGATAAAAGAAGATTATTTTTACTTGATAAATTTAGGCAATGGGGTTATGAAGCAACAACTTTAAATTTACAGAATTCTGATTATCTACAAAATTTATTAGTTGAGTTAAACCAAAAAAAGTGTTCAATTTTCATGGGCCCATCCGGCGTTGGTAAAACTACTTTGCTTAATATGATAATTCCAGGTCTTCAAAATAGTACTGCTCCAGTTTCCAGTAAAATTAAAAGAGGTAAAAACACTACTAGAAATGTTGAGTTATTTTCAATATCAAATCAAAGTTATATTGTTGACACTCCTGGCTTTAATATGCAACCTCTAGATGTTGATATAAGATTTTTACCAAATCTTTATTCAGAAATATATAAACAGGTAATCGATGAAGAAATTAGGTGTAAATTTCGTAACTGCTTACATTTAAATGATGAGGGTTGTAATTTAAATAAATCTTTCGAAAGATATCCTTTTTATAAAGATATGATTGAGTCTGCTAAGACTCACTATTATCAAAACCAGGAAGATTAA
- a CDS encoding YbaB/EbfC family nucleoid-associated protein — MAGFGLPNFGQLTEAFKKAKQIQQDAQKLQDELENMEIEGKSDDEMIKVWISGNQLPLKVEVQENILTSDKEKIEQNILQAIQKAHELSTTTMKERMNDLTGGLNLNLPGFDNSES, encoded by the coding sequence ATGGCGGGTTTTGGACTTCCTAACTTTGGACAACTTACAGAAGCTTTTAAAAAAGCTAAACAAATTCAGCAAGATGCTCAAAAATTGCAAGATGAACTTGAAAATATGGAGATTGAAGGAAAAAGTGATGATGAAATGATAAAGGTCTGGATAAGTGGAAACCAACTTCCTTTAAAGGTAGAAGTGCAGGAAAATATTTTAACTTCAGATAAAGAAAAAATAGAGCAAAACATTTTACAAGCTATTCAAAAAGCGCATGAATTATCTACTACAACAATGAAAGAACGGATGAATGATTTAACTGGTGGATTAAATCTTAATCTTCCTGGTTTTGATAATAGTGAGTCTTAG
- the murB gene encoding UDP-N-acetylmuramate dehydrogenase, producing MNKNIFSENCNLCSYTTIKVGGVAEYFAEPKNIDEFLYLIKWANLNKQRCQVIGAGSNILINNIFIKGLVVCTKKMKSLMIEPYSGIVEAEAGVMLPKLSNSLAKNGLKGGEWAVGIPGTLGGAIYMNAGTGNFSLAKNLISVKVINNKTNQKLEIEKKDINFKYRFSSFQRNDLTIISAKLHFEPNGNLEQIIQTTKNNLKLKTETQPYHQPSFGSVFKNPENNYAAKLIDEMGLKGFKIGGAEISKMHSNFIINTSSASSKDIYELITVIQQKVLQKKGIFLQPEVRMIGFDYPN from the coding sequence ATGAATAAAAACATTTTTTCTGAGAACTGTAATTTATGTAGTTATACAACTATAAAAGTGGGAGGAGTAGCTGAATATTTTGCTGAGCCAAAAAACATTGACGAATTTTTATATCTAATAAAATGGGCTAATTTAAACAAACAAAGATGCCAAGTAATTGGGGCTGGTTCAAATATTTTAATAAATAATATTTTCATAAAGGGTTTAGTTGTCTGTACAAAAAAAATGAAGTCATTAATGATAGAGCCTTATTCAGGAATTGTTGAAGCGGAAGCAGGTGTAATGCTCCCAAAATTATCTAATTCTCTTGCTAAAAATGGATTAAAAGGAGGTGAATGGGCTGTCGGAATTCCAGGAACATTAGGAGGAGCAATTTATATGAATGCTGGCACAGGTAATTTTTCACTAGCAAAAAATCTTATTTCTGTAAAAGTTATAAATAATAAAACTAATCAAAAACTTGAAATTGAAAAAAAAGATATCAATTTTAAGTATAGATTTAGCTCTTTTCAAAGAAATGATTTGACAATTATTAGTGCAAAACTACATTTTGAACCAAATGGGAATCTAGAACAAATAATTCAAACAACCAAAAATAACCTTAAATTAAAAACAGAAACGCAACCATATCATCAACCAAGTTTTGGAAGTGTTTTTAAAAATCCTGAAAATAATTATGCAGCAAAATTAATTGATGAAATGGGTTTAAAGGGATTTAAAATTGGTGGTGCAGAAATTTCTAAAATGCATTCAAATTTTATAATCAACACTTCTTCAGCTAGTTCAAAAGATATTTATGAATTAATAACAGTAATTCAACAAAAAGTACTACAAAAAAAAGGAATTTTTTTGCAACCGGAAGTAAGAATGATTGGTTTTGACTATCCTAACTAA
- the murC gene encoding UDP-N-acetylmuramate--L-alanine ligase, with amino-acid sequence MDKELLLKSHFHFIGIGGIGMSALAIGLLKKGCSVSGSDLVKNNETNKLEQLGAVIFTSQVRQNIEFVISKFTNKLINFVVSSAIKPKNEEFSYCREKNLSIKHRSEILAMLMRTYTSLAVAGSHGKTSTSTFLSTILELCTHNSSSITGGIIPIYNSNCHLGNTKYLVAEVDESDGTINKYQSDIGIINNIDFDHCDHFSNLNEVVSSFKSFATNSKKLLLNFDCETSRKNFYSNFKWSNTTAKNITYAIIPTQINSKYTIGKYYEDGNFISILKIPIPGLHNLSNVTAAIAASRMIGVEFIEIKKNIKYLKLPKKRFEFRGQIDERRLYDDYAHHPNEIKESIKLGKLIIKHKNNHECQKSRLIAIFQPHRYSRVKQFTKEFAEELSKADVIYVTSIYGAGEKNEDKISSKIITDLIYKKNKNVSYINNHHEITKNFYELTQKGDLILNMGAGDCHNFWSLLNGKNN; translated from the coding sequence TTGGATAAAGAATTGCTGTTGAAAAGTCATTTTCATTTTATTGGGATCGGAGGTATTGGAATGTCAGCATTAGCAATAGGTTTACTTAAAAAAGGTTGTTCAGTTTCAGGATCTGATTTAGTTAAAAACAATGAAACTAATAAATTAGAGCAATTAGGTGCAGTAATCTTTACTTCTCAAGTTCGACAAAATATTGAATTTGTAATTTCAAAATTTACCAACAAATTGATTAATTTTGTTGTAAGCTCCGCGATTAAACCAAAGAATGAAGAATTTTCTTACTGCAGAGAAAAAAATTTATCAATAAAACATCGCTCAGAGATACTTGCAATGCTAATGCGCACATATACTTCATTGGCAGTAGCAGGGAGCCACGGAAAAACATCAACCAGTACATTTCTTTCTACAATCCTTGAGTTATGTACGCATAATTCTTCTTCAATAACTGGAGGAATAATTCCTATCTACAACTCTAATTGCCATTTAGGAAATACAAAATACTTAGTAGCTGAAGTTGATGAATCTGACGGAACAATTAATAAATATCAATCTGATATTGGAATAATCAATAACATTGATTTTGATCATTGCGATCACTTTTCTAATTTAAATGAAGTCGTATCTTCTTTTAAAAGTTTCGCTACAAACTCTAAAAAATTATTACTTAATTTTGATTGTGAAACCTCAAGAAAAAATTTTTATTCTAATTTTAAGTGGTCAAACACCACAGCCAAAAACATAACTTATGCCATAATACCGACTCAAATTAATTCAAAATATACGATTGGAAAATATTATGAAGATGGAAATTTTATTAGTATTTTAAAAATTCCAATTCCAGGATTACACAATCTATCTAATGTCACCGCAGCAATAGCAGCTTCAAGAATGATAGGTGTAGAGTTTATAGAAATTAAGAAAAATATAAAATACCTTAAACTACCAAAAAAAAGATTTGAATTCAGAGGCCAAATAGATGAAAGACGTTTATATGATGATTATGCACATCACCCAAACGAAATAAAAGAGTCGATTAAATTAGGAAAATTAATTATTAAGCACAAAAATAATCATGAATGTCAAAAAAGTAGATTAATAGCAATATTTCAACCTCATAGATACTCTCGAGTAAAGCAATTTACTAAAGAATTCGCTGAAGAACTATCAAAAGCAGATGTTATTTATGTAACAAGTATTTATGGAGCAGGAGAAAAAAACGAAGATAAAATTTCTTCGAAAATTATCACTGATCTAATTTATAAAAAAAATAAAAATGTTAGTTACATCAATAATCATCATGAAATTACAAAGAATTTCTACGAATTAACTCAAAAAGGAGATTTAATTTTGAATATGGGAGCTGGAGATTGTCATAATTTCTGGTCGCTTTTAAATGGGAAAAACAATTAA
- the gap gene encoding type I glyceraldehyde-3-phosphate dehydrogenase, which yields MTLRVAINGFGRIGRNFMRCWLSRGAYTNIEVVGINVTSDPKTNAHLLKYDSVLGQLDGVDIQYTDDTFVINNKTIKCFSDRNPLNLPWKDWGVDLVIESTGVFNTDVGASKHLDVGAKKVILTAPGKGDGVGTYVVGVNADEYKHKDYDILSNASCTTNCLAPVVKVLDQTFGINKGLMTTIHSYTGDQRILDNSHRDLRRARAAATNIVPTSTGAAKAVALVYPEMKGKLTGIAMRVPTPNVSAVDFVFESSKAVTSEEVNNALKEASLGSMKGIIKYGDEPLVSSDYAGTNESSIVDSDLTMCIGDNLVKVLAWYDNEWGYSQRVVDLAEIVAKNWE from the coding sequence ATGACTTTGCGTGTTGCAATTAACGGCTTTGGCAGAATTGGTCGAAACTTTATGCGTTGTTGGCTTAGTAGAGGGGCTTACACCAATATTGAAGTAGTTGGAATTAACGTTACCTCTGATCCAAAGACTAATGCTCATCTATTAAAGTACGACTCAGTTCTTGGTCAACTTGATGGTGTTGATATTCAATATACTGATGATACTTTTGTAATTAATAACAAGACAATTAAGTGTTTCTCCGATAGAAACCCACTTAATCTTCCTTGGAAAGATTGGGGAGTAGATTTGGTCATTGAATCAACTGGAGTTTTTAATACCGACGTAGGTGCAAGTAAGCATTTAGATGTAGGAGCAAAAAAAGTCATCCTAACTGCTCCGGGTAAAGGTGATGGTGTTGGTACCTATGTTGTTGGTGTTAATGCTGATGAATATAAACACAAAGATTATGATATTTTGAGTAATGCTAGTTGTACAACTAACTGTTTAGCTCCAGTGGTTAAAGTTCTAGACCAAACTTTCGGAATTAACAAAGGTTTGATGACTACAATTCATAGTTATACAGGTGATCAAAGAATCTTAGATAATAGTCACAGAGATTTAAGAAGGGCTAGAGCCGCTGCTACAAATATTGTTCCTACTTCTACTGGTGCCGCAAAAGCGGTAGCACTGGTATACCCAGAAATGAAAGGCAAATTAACGGGAATTGCAATGAGAGTTCCGACTCCTAACGTTTCAGCAGTAGATTTCGTTTTTGAATCTTCTAAAGCTGTCACTTCCGAAGAAGTCAATAATGCTCTTAAAGAGGCATCTTTAGGTTCAATGAAAGGTATTATCAAGTATGGAGATGAACCATTAGTGTCAAGCGATTATGCGGGTACTAATGAATCATCAATTGTAGATAGTGATCTCACTATGTGCATCGGAGATAACCTTGTCAAAGTCCTTGCATGGTATGACAATGAGTGGGGTTATAGTCAGAGAGTTGTAGATTTAGCAGAGATTGTTGCTAAAAATTGGGAATAA
- the thiL gene encoding thiamine-phosphate kinase, with protein MHKETLEDIGEKELINRLGKFMPKNQVSDDCALIKSKNENLLVNTDSLVENVHFNDITICPQDLGWKAVVSNISDLLSSGSKKTIGITISLILPARTEWIWVEELYKGINKALKKYGGIILGGDCSKGGEKIISVTAFGIQGELELRRNACKSGDIILTTGIHGLSKLGFLIQNKFNFDNQFSLDERLINKSIEHFCRPKVYPNFLNNLLKSRSNKKIRRIGCTDSSDGLFQALQDLSIASNCKAIINYEQMPKDKDWPKGDKWDEYYLFGGEDYELVFSLPKKWAKSLSRLDKDIYEIGFFADGEPSIEFKNNKKNKLFNKMPFKHF; from the coding sequence ATGCATAAAGAAACGTTAGAAGATATAGGAGAAAAAGAATTAATAAATAGGCTAGGAAAATTTATGCCTAAAAATCAAGTTTCAGATGATTGCGCTTTAATCAAATCTAAAAATGAAAATTTACTTGTTAATACTGACTCTTTAGTAGAAAATGTTCATTTCAATGATATTACTATTTGTCCTCAAGACCTTGGTTGGAAAGCAGTTGTTAGCAACATATCTGACTTATTATCAAGTGGAAGCAAAAAAACTATAGGTATTACTATAAGTCTGATTTTACCTGCTAGAACTGAGTGGATCTGGGTTGAGGAACTATACAAAGGAATAAATAAAGCATTAAAAAAATATGGCGGGATTATTCTAGGAGGAGATTGCTCTAAGGGGGGTGAAAAAATCATTTCAGTAACTGCATTTGGGATTCAAGGTGAGCTTGAATTACGAAGAAACGCATGTAAATCAGGAGATATAATTTTAACTACAGGAATTCATGGTCTTAGTAAACTAGGATTTTTGATACAAAATAAATTTAATTTCGATAATCAATTTTCTCTTGATGAAAGATTAATCAATAAGTCCATTGAACATTTTTGTCGCCCTAAAGTTTACCCAAATTTTCTAAATAATCTCCTCAAATCCCGTTCCAATAAAAAAATAAGGAGAATAGGTTGTACTGATAGCAGTGATGGTCTATTTCAAGCCTTACAAGATTTATCTATAGCTAGCAACTGTAAAGCGATCATAAATTATGAACAAATGCCTAAAGATAAGGATTGGCCCAAAGGAGATAAATGGGACGAATATTATTTATTTGGGGGTGAAGATTACGAATTAGTCTTCTCATTGCCAAAAAAATGGGCAAAAAGTTTGTCTAGACTCGATAAAGATATTTACGAGATTGGTTTTTTTGCTGATGGTGAACCATCAATAGAATTTAAAAATAATAAAAAAAACAAATTATTTAATAAAATGCCTTTCAAACACTTTTAA